A window from Terriglobia bacterium encodes these proteins:
- a CDS encoding (2Fe-2S)-binding protein, with protein MTKPIRFELNGRPITLHTDEDRTLLWVLRTDLELTGTKYGCGEGICGSCTVVVDGSAVRSCQVSLKEVAGKSITTIEGLARGDELHPIQKAFVEHGGFQCGYCTSGMIMNAVGLLAKHPHPTRAAIVLGMENNLCRCGAHQRIVAAIEDASRRTGGKP; from the coding sequence ATGACGAAGCCCATCCGTTTCGAGCTGAACGGACGACCGATCACCCTCCATACCGACGAGGACCGCACGCTTCTCTGGGTCCTTCGCACCGATCTCGAGCTCACCGGGACGAAGTACGGCTGCGGCGAAGGAATTTGCGGCTCCTGCACCGTCGTCGTCGACGGGAGCGCCGTCCGCTCCTGCCAGGTCTCGCTCAAGGAGGTGGCGGGGAAATCGATCACCACGATCGAGGGGCTCGCGCGCGGTGACGAGCTGCACCCGATCCAGAAGGCGTTCGTGGAGCACGGCGGATTCCAGTGCGGTTACTGCACCTCCGGCATGATCATGAACGCGGTCGGCCTGCTCGCGAAGCACCCGCACCCCACGCGCGCGGCCATCGTCCTGGGGATGGAGAACAACCTCTGCCGCTGCGGCGCGCATCAGAGGATCGTCGCCGCGATCGAGGACGCGTCGCGCCGGACGGGAGGCAAGCCATGA